A part of Chthoniobacterales bacterium genomic DNA contains:
- a CDS encoding NAD-dependent epimerase/dehydratase family protein produces MKCLLTGASGFLGGAVGRAAMAAGHEVVAIGRTELASVEVLTGVVRTARPDCVLHFAGSASVGESFAEPAGDFECSTALWFRVLDAVRRSGARPLVAFASSAAVYGSPEELPTPETAARRPESPYGFHKLMSEIAAEEFACCFGLSVVALRFFSIFGPHQRRLLVWELFDQLRHGSAELRLRGTGAEERDYLAESEAGTATIGLVEALRPGAGGFHALNVASGASVSVRELAERLLACSGCAAKIVVGKESLPGNPAVWRADVSALRNLLPGWHPRSFAESLAECVTLWNEPSPASGVSPATSLL; encoded by the coding sequence ATGAAGTGCCTGCTGACAGGAGCCTCCGGTTTTCTTGGAGGCGCGGTGGGTCGCGCTGCCATGGCGGCCGGGCACGAGGTGGTGGCGATCGGTCGGACCGAACTCGCCTCGGTGGAGGTTCTCACGGGCGTCGTGCGGACCGCTCGCCCGGATTGCGTGCTGCATTTTGCCGGAAGCGCGTCGGTAGGGGAATCGTTCGCCGAGCCGGCGGGCGATTTCGAATGCTCCACGGCGCTGTGGTTTCGTGTCCTCGATGCGGTGCGTCGATCGGGTGCGCGGCCGCTGGTCGCTTTCGCCTCCAGCGCGGCGGTCTATGGCTCGCCGGAGGAATTGCCCACGCCGGAAACGGCCGCGCGCCGGCCGGAATCGCCCTATGGCTTCCACAAGCTGATGTCCGAAATCGCGGCCGAAGAATTTGCCTGCTGCTTCGGGTTGTCCGTGGTCGCCCTTCGCTTCTTCTCGATTTTCGGGCCGCACCAGCGCCGACTTCTCGTCTGGGAGCTTTTCGACCAGCTCCGCCACGGTAGCGCAGAGTTGCGTCTCCGGGGAACGGGCGCCGAAGAGCGCGATTATCTTGCCGAGAGCGAGGCCGGCACGGCGACGATCGGCCTTGTGGAGGCGTTGCGGCCCGGCGCGGGCGGATTCCACGCCCTGAATGTGGCGTCCGGCGCCAGCGTGAGCGTGCGGGAGCTGGCGGAGCGGCTGCTTGCCTGCTCCGGGTGCGCGGCGAAGATTGTGGTCGGAAAGGAATCGCTTCCCGGCAATCCTGCCGTCTGGCGCGCCGACGTTTCCGCCCTGCGGAATCTCCTGCCGGGCTGGCATCCGCGTTCCTTCGCGGAGTCGCTCGCCGAATGCGTCACCCTTTGGAACGAGCCCTCGCCCGCCTCTGGCGTCAGCCCGGCGACATCCCTTTTGTAA